The following are from one region of the Paracoccus sp. S3-43 genome:
- a CDS encoding response regulator has protein sequence MSSADLAQSIGRELPYLRRYARALTGSQHAGDNYAAATLEAILSDRSVLEAEEDIRIGLFRTFHAIWQSSGQPIDDADRTAREARAQDHLRGLTANSREALLLRTIEELRYDQIARVMQIDQAEAEELVQIALSEMGASLRGKVMVIEDEMIIAMDLKGIVQAMGHEVTGVARTHTAAIELAGQSRPDMILADIQLADGSSGIDAVNELLGDLGDIPVIFITAFPERLLTGERPEPAFLISKPYTEEQVRSAVSQAMFFSSTEGLDAA, from the coding sequence ATGTCGTCTGCCGACCTTGCCCAGTCCATCGGGCGCGAGCTGCCCTATCTGCGGCGATATGCGCGTGCGCTGACAGGCAGCCAGCACGCCGGTGACAATTATGCCGCAGCCACCCTGGAAGCCATCCTGTCGGACCGCTCTGTCCTCGAGGCCGAGGAGGATATCCGCATCGGCCTGTTCCGCACCTTCCATGCGATCTGGCAAAGCTCGGGCCAGCCCATCGACGATGCCGACCGCACCGCGCGCGAGGCGCGGGCGCAGGACCACCTCCGGGGCCTGACCGCCAATTCCCGCGAGGCGCTGCTGCTGCGCACGATCGAGGAATTGCGCTATGACCAGATCGCCCGCGTCATGCAGATCGACCAGGCCGAGGCCGAGGAACTGGTCCAGATCGCCCTGTCGGAAATGGGCGCGTCGCTGCGCGGCAAGGTCATGGTGATCGAGGACGAGATGATCATCGCCATGGACCTGAAGGGCATCGTGCAGGCCATGGGCCACGAGGTGACGGGCGTGGCCCGCACCCATACCGCCGCCATCGAACTGGCGGGCCAGTCGCGCCCGGATATGATCCTGGCCGATATCCAGCTGGCCGACGGATCGTCGGGCATCGACGCGGTGAACGAACTGCTGGGCGACCTGGGCGACATTCCGGTGATCTTCATCACCGCCTTCCCGGAACGGCTGCTGACCGGCGAACGGCCCGAACCGGCCTTCCTGATCTCGAAACCCTATACCGAGGAACAGGTCCGCTCGGCCGTCAGCCAGGCGATGTTCTTTTCCTCGACCGAAGGGCTGGACGCGGCCTGA
- a CDS encoding NepR family anti-sigma factor codes for MTPKRDDRRKAAVEKQIDENLRRAFEQDTTEDIPDRFLALLEQLRQQSDPFPKATTRDGGR; via the coding sequence ATGACACCGAAGCGAGATGACCGTCGCAAGGCGGCAGTCGAGAAGCAGATCGACGAAAACTTGCGTCGCGCCTTTGAACAGGACACGACCGAAGACATTCCCGACCGTTTTCTTGCTCTTCTCGAACAACTGCGCCAGCAGAGTGACCCATTTCCAAAAGCGACGACCCGCGACGGTGGACGGTGA
- a CDS encoding YihY/virulence factor BrkB family protein gives MLREIWSFWAAVFERMDKIHMGLIAAGVAFYAMFAVFPGLAAILALWSLWFDPNVIMTYMDVAHEFLPDGAADLIDAQVLSLTSTGRTSVGWTSFVSFMVATIAARAGVEAVVGGLNAAYGVRGHSTIFGFVLAYALTLAIVGISLAGLATIVIVPILLNFQVFEQVRGWLVAGLPWGAMFLLVVLGIGILYRYGPNVKTPRTPVFTWGALFAAILWAAASVAFSAYLSSFNSYNRIYGSIGTVVALLMWFYLAGFSVLLGALINVELARRRRIRAAREARASLLADAKKTAE, from the coding sequence ATGCTGCGAGAAATCTGGTCCTTCTGGGCGGCCGTTTTCGAACGCATGGACAAGATCCATATGGGCCTGATCGCCGCGGGCGTGGCCTTTTATGCCATGTTCGCCGTCTTTCCGGGCCTTGCCGCGATCCTGGCGCTGTGGAGCCTGTGGTTCGATCCGAACGTGATCATGACCTATATGGACGTGGCGCATGAATTCCTGCCCGATGGCGCCGCCGACCTGATCGACGCGCAGGTGCTGTCGCTGACCTCGACCGGGCGCACCTCGGTCGGCTGGACGTCCTTCGTGTCCTTCATGGTCGCGACCATCGCCGCCCGCGCCGGGGTCGAGGCGGTGGTGGGGGGGCTGAACGCCGCCTATGGGGTGCGCGGCCATTCGACGATCTTCGGCTTCGTGCTGGCCTATGCGCTGACCCTGGCCATCGTCGGCATTTCGCTGGCCGGGCTTGCCACCATCGTGATCGTGCCGATCCTTCTGAATTTCCAGGTCTTCGAGCAGGTGCGCGGCTGGCTGGTGGCGGGCCTGCCCTGGGGGGCGATGTTCCTGCTGGTGGTCCTGGGGATCGGCATCCTGTATCGCTATGGCCCGAACGTGAAGACACCGCGCACCCCGGTCTTTACCTGGGGGGCGCTCTTCGCGGCGATCCTGTGGGCGGCGGCCTCGGTCGCCTTCTCGGCCTATCTCAGCAGCTTCAACAGCTATAACCGGATTTACGGATCCATCGGCACGGTGGTGGCGCTGCTGATGTGGTTCTATCTGGCCGGGTTTTCGGTGCTGCTGGGGGCGCTGATCAATGTCGAACTGGCCCGCCGCCGCCGCATCCGCGCCGCGCGCGAGGCGCGGGCATCGCTGCTGGCGGATGCGAAAAAGACGGCGGAATGA
- a CDS encoding CopD family protein translates to MLDGLSVIYPYAKAFHVMAVISWMAGLFYLPRLFVYHVERGQGPEPASSLIIMEQKLLRLIMNPVMIATWISGLALVLTPGIVDWSMVWPWTKAACVLGMTWFHMWCAGQRRVLLAGQGHPGRRYRMMNEVPTLLMAGIVLSVIVKF, encoded by the coding sequence ATGCTGGACGGGCTTTCGGTGATCTATCCCTATGCCAAGGCGTTTCACGTCATGGCGGTGATCTCCTGGATGGCCGGGCTGTTCTACCTGCCCCGGCTGTTCGTCTATCACGTCGAACGCGGTCAGGGGCCGGAACCCGCCAGCAGCCTGATCATCATGGAACAGAAGCTGCTGCGGCTGATCATGAACCCGGTGATGATCGCCACCTGGATCAGCGGGCTGGCCCTGGTGCTGACGCCGGGCATCGTCGACTGGTCGATGGTCTGGCCCTGGACCAAGGCCGCCTGCGTGCTGGGCATGACCTGGTTTCACATGTGGTGCGCCGGTCAACGGCGCGTCCTGCTGGCGGGGCAGGGCCATCCCGGACGGCGCTATCGCATGATGAACGAGGTGCCGACCCTGCTGATGGCGGGGATCGTGCTGTCGGTGATCGTCAAGTTCTGA
- the rho gene encoding transcription termination factor Rho, which yields MSEERLNLSELKAKSPAELLSLAEEWEIENASTMRKGEMMFSILKEHAEEGFDIGGDGVLEVVQDGFGFLRSTAANYLPGPDDIYVSPEMIRQHSLRTGDTVEGVIRAPGENERYFALTKVERINFEDPDKARHKVAFDNLTPLYPNERLKMEIEDPTLKDRSARIIDLVAPIGKGQRSLIVAPPRTGKTVLLQNIAHSIERNHPECYLIVLLIDERPEEVTDMQRSVKGEVVSSTFDEPASRHVAVSEMVIEKAKRLVEHKRDVVILLDSITRLGRAFNTVVPSSGKVLTGGVDANALQRPKRFFGAARNIEEGGSLTIIATALIDTGSRMDEVIFEEFKGTGNSEIVLDRKVADKRVFPAMDILKSGTRKEELLVDSKDLQKTYLLRRILNPMGTTDAIEFLISKLKQTKSNSEFFDSMNA from the coding sequence ATGTCCGAAGAACGTCTGAACCTGTCCGAACTCAAGGCCAAAAGCCCGGCCGAACTGCTGTCCCTGGCCGAGGAATGGGAGATCGAGAACGCCTCGACCATGCGCAAGGGCGAGATGATGTTCTCGATCCTCAAGGAACATGCCGAGGAAGGCTTCGACATCGGCGGCGACGGCGTGCTGGAGGTCGTGCAGGACGGTTTCGGCTTCCTGCGGTCCACGGCCGCCAACTATCTGCCCGGCCCCGACGACATCTATGTCAGCCCCGAGATGATCCGCCAGCACAGCCTGCGCACCGGCGATACGGTCGAAGGCGTGATCCGCGCGCCCGGCGAGAATGAGCGTTACTTCGCCCTGACCAAGGTCGAACGCATCAATTTCGAAGACCCCGATAAGGCCCGCCACAAGGTTGCCTTCGACAACCTGACGCCGCTTTACCCGAACGAGCGACTGAAGATGGAGATCGAGGATCCGACCCTGAAGGACCGTTCCGCCCGGATCATCGACCTGGTGGCGCCGATCGGCAAGGGCCAGCGGTCGCTGATCGTGGCGCCGCCGCGCACCGGCAAGACGGTGCTGTTGCAGAACATCGCCCATTCGATCGAACGCAACCATCCCGAATGCTATCTGATCGTGCTGCTGATCGACGAACGCCCCGAGGAAGTCACCGACATGCAACGCTCGGTCAAGGGCGAGGTCGTGTCCTCGACCTTCGACGAACCGGCCAGCCGTCACGTCGCGGTGTCCGAGATGGTCATCGAGAAAGCCAAGAGGCTGGTCGAACATAAACGAGATGTTGTGATCCTTTTGGACTCGATCACCAGGCTTGGTAGGGCGTTCAACACCGTCGTCCCCAGTTCCGGCAAGGTTCTGACCGGCGGCGTCGATGCGAACGCCTTGCAGCGGCCCAAACGCTTCTTCGGTGCCGCGCGCAATATCGAGGAAGGCGGATCGCTGACCATCATCGCGACCGCGCTGATCGACACGGGCTCGCGGATGGACGAGGTGATCTTCGAGGAATTCAAGGGCACCGGCAACAGCGAGATCGTGCTGGACCGCAAGGTGGCCGACAAGCGTGTCTTCCCGGCCATGGACATCCTGAAATCCGGAACGCGGAAAGAAGAATTGCTGGTCGATTCCAAGGACTTGCAGAAAACCTATCTACTGCGCCGAATCCTGAACCCGATGGGCACCACCGACGCCATCGAGTTCCTGATCTCCAAGCTGAAGCAGACCAAGTCCAATTCGGAATTCTTCGATTCGATGAACGCCTGA
- a CDS encoding RNA polymerase sigma factor, which translates to MKTSTTIDPRDQLVDHLPALRAFALSLTREGAGADDLVQDTIVKAWTNMDKFQPGTNLRAWLFTILRNTFYSARRKTKREVSDSDGIHAARQATRPDHDGRLALKDFRTAFQQLPDEQREALILVGASGFSYEEAADMTGVAIGTVKSRANRGRRKLAELLHMENGEDLDMTDQATRAVMASSHTIAR; encoded by the coding sequence ATGAAGACTTCCACGACCATTGATCCGCGCGATCAGCTGGTGGACCATTTGCCGGCCCTGCGCGCCTTTGCCTTGTCGCTGACCCGCGAAGGCGCAGGCGCCGACGATCTGGTCCAGGACACCATCGTCAAGGCCTGGACCAACATGGACAAGTTCCAGCCGGGCACCAACCTGCGGGCCTGGCTGTTCACGATCCTGCGCAACACCTTCTATTCCGCGCGCCGCAAGACCAAGCGCGAGGTCAGCGACAGCGACGGCATCCACGCCGCGCGCCAGGCCACGCGCCCCGACCACGACGGGCGGCTGGCGCTCAAGGATTTCCGGACGGCGTTCCAGCAACTGCCGGACGAACAGCGCGAAGCCCTGATCCTGGTCGGCGCCTCGGGCTTTTCCTACGAGGAAGCGGCGGACATGACCGGCGTGGCCATCGGCACCGTCAAGTCGCGGGCCAATCGCGGGCGGCGCAAGCTGGCCGAACTGCTGCACATGGAAAACGGCGAGGATCTGGACATGACCGATCAGGCCACCCGTGCCGTGATGGCGTCCAGCCACACCATCGCCCGCTAG
- the coaE gene encoding dephospho-CoA kinase (Dephospho-CoA kinase (CoaE) performs the final step in coenzyme A biosynthesis.), with amino-acid sequence MSFRLGLTGSIGMGKSTTAQIFRDLGHPVWDADQAVHRLYAPGGAAVGPVAAAFPAALRDGGIDRAALKAVIAGDPAALDRLSAIVHPIVAADREAHVARHADAPLVVLDIPLLYENGYQALMDGVAVVSTDADTQRRRVLARPGMTDDLLALILSRQMPDADKRARADWIIPTDSRHAARRAVDHIVKEIAARA; translated from the coding sequence ATGAGTTTCCGGCTGGGCCTGACCGGCAGCATCGGCATGGGCAAGTCTACCACGGCGCAGATCTTCCGCGACCTGGGCCATCCGGTCTGGGACGCGGACCAGGCCGTGCATCGCCTGTATGCGCCCGGCGGCGCGGCGGTCGGGCCGGTGGCGGCGGCTTTTCCGGCGGCGCTGCGGGACGGCGGCATCGACCGCGCGGCGCTGAAGGCCGTGATCGCGGGCGACCCGGCCGCCCTGGACCGGCTGTCGGCCATCGTCCATCCGATCGTCGCGGCGGATCGCGAGGCGCATGTCGCCCGCCACGCCGATGCGCCGCTGGTCGTTCTGGATATTCCGCTGCTTTACGAAAACGGTTATCAGGCGCTGATGGACGGCGTGGCGGTGGTCTCGACGGATGCCGACACGCAGCGGCGGCGGGTGCTGGCGCGGCCGGGCATGACGGACGACCTGCTGGCCCTGATCCTGTCGCGGCAGATGCCGGATGCGGACAAGCGGGCGCGGGCCGACTGGATCATCCCGACCGACAGCCGCCATGCCGCGCGCCGCGCCGTCGACCATATCGTGAAGGAGATCGCCGCCCGTGCGTGA
- a CDS encoding histidine kinase dimerization/phosphoacceptor domain -containing protein — MFRRISDRLDFTRKLGFRLGALLSVAILPLGLISLIQNFSLVREAERGVELALLGRTSSAAAGERALLQSALGSADALGPAVLESLDRPQDCADLMRNFIERSATYVFAGFVPLDGISICNSSGADQPVDFTQSEGYKRFMEEPGTLVTSLHAGTVTQRPVVLVTQPLYRDRQMLGYIGLTLTTELLRSTHNITFGTEGARIVTFNHRGEILTSDSDAQISTRDILPQNVNLVDLLSRTETTFKAHAGNGQTRTFTVVPAVPGLVYALGSWSPRTASVGLFQLSRLGAVTIPVALWLVSLAVAYFAVFRMVLRHITVLRSQMRRFAIGNRTTPPPVLSDAPTEIFDVSQTFHNMARILIRDEEAMEEAVAEKTVLLKEVHHRVKNNLQLIASIINMQSRVIDDPDAKRVLRSVQDRVAALATIYRNLYQAEHLDAVEAGRLICDIVNQMVSASVEPGSDLRVETQIEALVLLPDQAVPLSLLATEAFTNALKYAGAAPGQDAPWVRISLTSPAPGRGVLEIANSIDQTDKSGGTGLGSQLIEAFTTQLEGQATTGVEGDSFVLRLEFAVQAGNVAADGRNVVLTSAARAGARH; from the coding sequence GTGTTCCGGCGGATCAGCGATCGGCTGGATTTCACGCGCAAGCTGGGATTCCGGCTGGGCGCCCTTCTGTCGGTGGCGATCCTGCCGCTGGGGCTGATCTCTCTGATCCAGAACTTCAGCCTGGTGCGCGAGGCCGAGCGCGGGGTCGAACTGGCCCTGCTGGGGCGCACCTCCTCGGCCGCGGCGGGGGAACGGGCACTGCTGCAAAGCGCGCTGGGATCGGCCGACGCGCTTGGCCCTGCGGTGCTGGAATCGCTGGACCGGCCGCAGGACTGCGCCGACCTGATGCGGAATTTCATCGAACGCAGCGCCACCTATGTCTTTGCGGGATTCGTGCCGCTGGACGGGATCAGCATCTGCAATTCGTCTGGCGCGGACCAGCCAGTCGATTTCACCCAGTCCGAAGGATACAAGCGGTTCATGGAAGAACCCGGAACGCTGGTCACCTCGCTCCATGCCGGGACCGTGACCCAGCGTCCGGTGGTGCTGGTGACGCAGCCCCTGTATCGCGACCGGCAGATGCTGGGCTATATCGGCCTGACGCTGACCACCGAGCTGCTGCGGTCGACCCACAACATCACCTTCGGCACCGAGGGCGCGCGCATCGTGACCTTCAACCATCGGGGCGAAATCCTGACCTCGGACAGCGATGCCCAGATCTCGACCCGGGACATCCTGCCGCAGAACGTGAACCTGGTCGATCTGCTGTCGCGCACGGAAACCACCTTCAAGGCGCATGCGGGCAACGGGCAGACGCGCACCTTCACGGTGGTCCCCGCCGTTCCGGGGCTGGTCTATGCGCTGGGAAGCTGGTCGCCCCGGACCGCCAGCGTCGGCCTGTTCCAGCTGTCGCGGCTGGGCGCGGTGACGATCCCCGTGGCCCTGTGGCTGGTATCGCTGGCGGTGGCCTATTTCGCGGTCTTCCGCATGGTGCTGCGTCACATCACCGTCCTGCGATCACAGATGCGCCGCTTCGCCATCGGCAACCGCACCACACCGCCGCCCGTGCTGTCCGACGCCCCGACCGAGATCTTCGATGTCAGCCAGACCTTCCACAACATGGCCCGGATCCTGATCCGCGACGAGGAAGCGATGGAGGAGGCGGTCGCCGAAAAGACCGTCCTGCTGAAAGAGGTTCACCACCGCGTCAAGAACAACCTGCAACTGATCGCCTCGATCATCAACATGCAAAGCCGGGTGATCGACGATCCCGATGCCAAACGCGTGCTGCGGTCGGTCCAGGATCGGGTCGCGGCCCTGGCGACGATCTATCGCAACCTTTATCAGGCCGAACATCTGGACGCGGTCGAGGCCGGGCGGCTGATCTGCGACATCGTGAACCAGATGGTCAGCGCCTCGGTCGAGCCGGGCAGCGATCTGCGCGTCGAGACCCAGATCGAGGCCCTGGTCCTGCTGCCCGACCAGGCCGTGCCCCTGTCCCTGCTGGCGACCGAGGCCTTCACGAATGCGCTGAAATACGCGGGCGCCGCCCCCGGCCAGGATGCGCCCTGGGTCAGGATCAGCCTGACCTCTCCGGCGCCGGGGCGGGGGGTGCTGGAGATCGCGAATTCCATCGACCAGACCGACAAATCGGGCGGCACCGGCCTTGGCAGCCAGTTGATCGAGGCTTTCACGACCCAGTTGGAGGGTCAGGCCACCACCGGGGTCGAGGGCGACAGCTTCGTGCTGCGGCTGGAATTCGCGGTCCAGGCGGGCAATGTCGCGGCGGACGGACGCAATGTGGTGCTGACCTCGGCCGCGCGGGCGGGCG
- the dnaQ gene encoding DNA polymerase III subunit epsilon, with amino-acid sequence MREIVMDTETTGFDADKDDRIVEIGGIELFNHLPTGRTYHVYINPERPMPPDAFEVHGLGDDFLRDKPKFAEIVQDFVAFIGEDSRLVIHNASFDMKFLNAELRRLGRPALPWSRALDTLALAREKFPGSPASLDALCRRFGVDNSNRQRHGALLDSELLAEVYLELIGGRQPDLVLDQPALGGVVAGPQGAGGPRHPRPAPLPSRLTPAEAAAHAEFVARLGESAVWARYGG; translated from the coding sequence GTGCGTGAGATCGTGATGGACACCGAAACGACCGGCTTCGACGCGGACAAGGACGACCGCATCGTCGAAATCGGCGGGATCGAGCTTTTCAACCACCTGCCCACCGGCCGGACCTATCACGTCTATATCAACCCCGAACGTCCCATGCCCCCCGACGCGTTCGAGGTGCATGGCCTGGGCGACGACTTCCTGCGCGACAAGCCGAAATTCGCCGAGATCGTTCAGGACTTCGTGGCTTTCATCGGCGAGGATTCCCGGCTGGTGATCCACAATGCCAGCTTCGACATGAAATTCCTGAATGCCGAACTGCGCCGCCTGGGCCGCCCCGCCCTTCCCTGGTCGCGCGCCCTGGACACCCTGGCCTTGGCGCGAGAGAAATTCCCCGGCTCGCCCGCCTCGCTGGACGCGCTGTGCCGCCGTTTCGGCGTCGACAACTCGAACCGGCAGCGGCACGGGGCGCTGCTGGACAGCGAGCTTCTGGCCGAGGTCTATCTGGAGCTGATCGGCGGCAGGCAGCCCGACCTGGTGCTGGACCAGCCCGCGTTGGGCGGCGTGGTCGCCGGACCCCAGGGCGCCGGCGGCCCGCGCCATCCCCGCCCGGCGCCGCTGCCTTCGCGCCTGACCCCGGCCGAGGCCGCGGCCCATGCCGAATTTGTCGCACGTCTGGGGGAAAGCGCGGTCTGGGCGCGATATGGCGGTTGA
- a CDS encoding shikimate dehydrogenase, with the protein MTDDQPSRPAHVPLAGVIGMPIAHSRSPRLHGHWLRRYGIAGHYIPMPVMPEHLAEVLRALPRLGFVGINVTIPHKEAVLTLADAVTDRAALIGAANTLIFRPDGKIHADNTDGYGFIANLRQNAPDWQPDAGPAAIIGAGGAARAVVASLLDSGVKELRITNRTRIRSEQIKAEFGARLVVYDWAQAGNMLEGAATVVNATSLGMEGKQPLRVPLDALSPAALVTDLVYTPLMTPFLLDAQARGCRVVDGLGMLLHQAAPGFERWFGRRPEIDEETRRVVLE; encoded by the coding sequence ATGACCGACGATCAGCCCAGCCGACCCGCCCATGTCCCGCTTGCCGGAGTGATCGGGATGCCCATCGCCCATTCCCGGTCGCCGCGCCTGCACGGCCATTGGCTGCGCCGTTACGGGATCGCCGGGCATTACATCCCCATGCCGGTGATGCCCGAACACCTGGCCGAGGTTCTGCGCGCCCTGCCCCGCCTGGGCTTCGTCGGTATCAACGTGACGATCCCGCACAAGGAAGCCGTGCTGACCCTGGCCGATGCCGTCACCGACCGGGCGGCGCTGATCGGCGCGGCGAACACGCTGATCTTCCGGCCCGACGGCAAGATCCATGCCGACAATACCGACGGCTATGGCTTCATTGCCAACCTGCGCCAGAACGCGCCCGACTGGCAGCCCGATGCCGGGCCTGCGGCGATCATCGGCGCGGGGGGCGCGGCGCGGGCGGTGGTCGCCTCGCTTCTGGACAGCGGCGTCAAGGAATTGCGCATCACCAACCGCACCCGGATCCGGTCCGAACAGATCAAGGCGGAATTCGGGGCGCGGCTGGTCGTCTATGACTGGGCGCAGGCGGGCAACATGCTGGAAGGCGCGGCGACCGTGGTCAACGCGACGTCCCTGGGGATGGAGGGCAAGCAGCCGCTGCGCGTGCCGCTGGACGCGCTGTCGCCGGCCGCCCTGGTCACGGATCTGGTCTATACGCCGCTGATGACGCCATTCCTGCTGGACGCCCAGGCGCGGGGCTGCCGGGTGGTGGACGGGCTGGGGATGCTGCTGCACCAGGCCGCGCCGGGCTTCGAACGCTGGTTCGGCCGCCGCCCCGAGATTGACGAAGAAACCCGCAGGGTCGTGCTGGAATGA